From Streptomyces sp. TLI_053, a single genomic window includes:
- a CDS encoding NAD-dependent epimerase/dehydratase family protein has product MRVVVTGGAGFIGANLVRALLARPEVDEVRVVDNLSTGQKANLAGTGAVLHEGTILDPELLDEAFAGADAVVHLAALPSVPRSVADPLASHHANATGTLEVLEAARRAGGLYVAAASSSSVYGANRELPKRETMRTAPMSPYAVSKLATEAYLAAYHHCYGLGVLPLRFFNVFGPLQPAGHAYAAVVPAFLDAALAGRPLTVHGDGGQSRDFTFVGTVTQVITDAVLRRVVSADPVNLAFGTRTSLLELVGELETVLGHPVEVAHTEPRPGDVRDSQADNTRLRELFPDVRPVPLREGLERTASWFRTL; this is encoded by the coding sequence ATGCGTGTGGTCGTCACCGGCGGAGCCGGATTCATCGGGGCCAACCTGGTCCGGGCCCTGCTGGCCCGCCCCGAGGTGGACGAGGTCCGGGTCGTGGACAACCTCTCCACCGGGCAGAAGGCCAACCTGGCCGGCACCGGGGCCGTGCTCCACGAGGGCACGATTCTCGACCCGGAGCTGCTGGACGAGGCCTTCGCCGGGGCCGACGCGGTGGTCCACCTCGCCGCGCTGCCCTCCGTACCGCGCTCGGTGGCCGATCCGCTGGCCAGTCACCACGCCAACGCCACCGGCACCCTGGAGGTCCTGGAGGCCGCCCGCCGCGCCGGCGGCCTCTACGTGGCCGCCGCGTCCTCCTCCTCGGTCTACGGCGCCAACCGGGAGCTGCCCAAGCGGGAGACCATGCGCACCGCGCCGATGAGCCCGTACGCGGTCAGCAAGCTCGCCACCGAGGCCTATCTGGCGGCCTACCACCACTGCTACGGGCTGGGCGTGCTGCCGCTGCGGTTCTTCAACGTGTTCGGCCCGCTGCAGCCCGCCGGGCACGCCTACGCGGCGGTCGTCCCGGCCTTCCTGGACGCCGCCCTCGCCGGGCGGCCGCTGACGGTGCACGGGGACGGCGGGCAGAGCCGCGACTTCACCTTCGTCGGCACCGTCACCCAGGTGATCACCGACGCGGTGCTGCGGCGGGTCGTGAGCGCGGACCCGGTCAACCTGGCCTTCGGGACCCGCACCTCGCTGCTGGAACTGGTCGGCGAGCTGGAAACGGTGCTCGGCCACCCCGTCGAGGTCGCGCACACCGAGCCCAGGCCGGGCGACGTCCGGGACTCGCAGGCCGACAACACACGGCTGCGCGAGCTGTTCCCCGACGTCCGCCCGGTCCCGCTGCGCGAGGGCCTGGAGCGGACGGCGTCCTGGTTCCGCACC
- a CDS encoding DUF397 domain-containing protein codes for MEATEVAELAASGKPKVDFTGATWLFSSQGVGDVQIAFVDGYIGMRDGRQEDGPILVFTPGEWRAFVLGARDGEFDLT; via the coding sequence GTGGAGGCGACCGAGGTGGCGGAGCTCGCCGCGAGCGGGAAGCCGAAGGTGGACTTCACCGGGGCGACCTGGCTCTTCAGCAGCCAGGGTGTCGGGGACGTCCAGATCGCCTTCGTGGACGGCTACATCGGAATGCGGGACGGCCGTCAGGAGGACGGCCCGATCCTGGTGTTCACGCCGGGGGAGTGGCGGGCCTTCGTGCTCGGCGCGCGGGACGGCGAGTTCGACCTCACCTGA